Proteins from a single region of candidate division KSB1 bacterium:
- a CDS encoding DUF1343 domain-containing protein has translation MNVSSGATFGMAGLVCLGLTMGCAPSRRAGIGAQPYPSVARPVRTGLEVLLHDPPQELRSLRLGLITNPTGVTSDLRQNVDALLQAGFRITALFGPEHGIRGDVEGGKEIESYVDARTGITVHSLYGRHRKPSPEMLQGVDALVFDIQDIGIRPYTYISTLALAMEAAAEKGIPLYVLDRPNPLGGLRVEGPVLEERFRSFIGIHPIPYVHGLTVGELARLFNGEFQIGCRLHVVNMQGWRRFFLWPDTGLPWVPTSPHIPHWFSALYCAATGALGELGTVSEGVGTPSPFELVGAPWVDAYRLADELNSRHLPGVLFRPVTFRPFYFRFAGQSLGGIHICITDPRRFEPVRTQVHILHALVKLYGPEPVLQSERTDAFDKAWGTDGVRKRLQAGESPESIIASWAEEVERFCQRRQEYLLY, from the coding sequence ATGAACGTTTCTTCCGGAGCGACCTTCGGCATGGCGGGGCTAGTCTGCCTGGGATTGACCATGGGCTGCGCCCCCTCCCGCAGGGCGGGTATCGGAGCGCAGCCTTATCCGTCGGTTGCCCGGCCCGTGCGGACAGGCCTCGAGGTCCTGCTCCACGATCCGCCCCAGGAACTGCGCTCCCTACGCCTCGGGCTGATCACCAATCCGACTGGGGTGACCAGCGACCTGCGCCAGAACGTGGACGCCCTGTTGCAAGCCGGATTCCGCATCACGGCGCTCTTCGGCCCCGAGCACGGAATTCGCGGGGATGTGGAAGGGGGCAAAGAGATCGAATCCTACGTGGATGCTCGAACGGGGATCACCGTCCACAGCCTGTACGGTCGACATCGGAAGCCAAGCCCGGAAATGCTGCAAGGAGTGGACGCCCTGGTGTTCGATATCCAGGACATCGGAATCCGTCCCTATACGTACATCTCGACCCTCGCTCTGGCGATGGAAGCGGCGGCCGAAAAGGGGATTCCGCTCTACGTCCTGGACCGCCCGAATCCCCTGGGAGGCCTGCGGGTGGAAGGGCCGGTTCTGGAAGAGAGGTTCCGTAGCTTCATCGGCATCCACCCGATCCCGTACGTCCACGGGCTCACCGTCGGCGAGCTTGCGCGCCTCTTCAACGGTGAATTTCAGATTGGGTGCCGTCTCCACGTGGTGAACATGCAGGGGTGGAGACGCTTTTTCCTCTGGCCCGATACCGGCCTGCCCTGGGTCCCGACTTCGCCCCACATCCCGCACTGGTTTTCCGCCCTGTATTGCGCGGCGACGGGCGCCCTCGGCGAGCTGGGAACGGTCAGCGAGGGCGTAGGAACCCCCTCCCCGTTTGAGCTTGTGGGAGCCCCCTGGGTCGATGCCTACAGACTAGCTGACGAGCTCAATTCCAGGCACCTTCCTGGAGTGCTCTTTCGTCCCGTCACGTTCCGTCCGTTCTACTTCCGGTTCGCCGGGCAGAGCCTCGGAGGAATCCACATCTGCATCACGGACCCTCGACGCTTCGAGCCGGTGCGCACACAGGTCCACATTCTCCACGCCCTGGTGAAGCTTTACGGCCCAGAGCCAGTTCTACAATCGGAGCGGACCGATGCCTTCGATAAGGCCTGGGGAACGGATGGCGTGCGCAAGAGGCTTCAGGCAGGCGAATCCCCTGAGTCGATCATCGCCTCGTGGGCGGAGGAAGTAGAGCGCTTCTGCCAGCGCCGGCAAGAGTACTTGCTGTACTGA